Genomic DNA from Acidimicrobiia bacterium:
GAGTTCTACGAACGGGTCCTGGTGGGTTACGGGGACGACTCGGTGGCGGAGCTCGCCGGCGCGCACGTCGCCGTCGAGCGCACCTCGACGCTCGCCGCCAAGGCACTCGAAGACAGCCGGATCGGCATCTCCCCGCTCGAGAAGTCGACGCGCTATGTCCGGTTCGATCGCCCGGGCCCCGATGGCCGGTACCTCTTCTACCGTGGGCCGGAGCTGGCCCATCCCGGTTACGAGCCCGGGGCGGATGCGCTGTTCGCCGTCTACAGCAGCCTGGTGGAGCCGGTCACCGAGGCGATCCGGACGCGTTATCCGATCGAGCCGGGCGAGACGGACCGGGCGTGGAAGTCGGCGACGCGGGCCAAGGCGCTCGACCTGCTTCGGGGCTTGCTTCCCGCCGGAACGCTGACCAACCTCGGCCTGTTCGGCAACGGCCGGGCGTTCGAGTACCTGATCACCAAGCTGGCGGCCCACGACCTGCCGGAGTGCCGGCGTCTTGCGACTGACCTGCACCACGAGCTCGCGCTGGTCATCCCCGCTTTTGTAAAAAGGGCGCTCGACGATCGGTATGGACGCCCGGCAGCCGAGCGGATGGCGAGAATTCGGGATGCGACGGCGTCCCTCGCCCAGCGCGGGGCGGGCGAATCTGTGATCGGGCCTTTGGTCAAGCTCGTCGAGTTCGACCCGGACGCCGAACGCAAGGTCGTGGCGGCGGCGCTGTTCCCGTACTCGAGCTTGAGCCTTGACGAGCAGACCGGCGACCCGGCGCAGGTCCTGGAGGCTCTGCTGGGCGACCGCGCGAATCGCCGCCAGCGCGCGCCCCGGGCGCTGGAGCAAGCGCAGTACACGTTCGAGATCGTCGCCAACTTCGGCGCGTATCGGGACCTGCACCGCCACCGCATGCTCACCCAGGACCGTCAGCTGCTGGGCACCTCACTCGGATACGACCTGCCGCCCGGCCTGGGCGAGCTCGGCATGGCGGACCGCTTCCAGGCCGCAGTCGAAGGCGCCGCCGCCGTGCACCGGACGCTCGAGCGAGACGCCGGCCCGGCGGTGGCCCAGTACATCGTTCCGCTCGCCTTCCGGGTTCGCTGGTACTTCCGGGCGAACCTGCGCGAGGTGTACCACCTGTGCGAGCTGAGGACCACACCCCAAGGGCACCCCGACTACAGGTGGGTGGCGCAGGAGATGTTCCGCCGGGTCGCCGAGGTCCATCC
This window encodes:
- a CDS encoding FAD-dependent thymidylate synthase: EFYERVLVGYGDDSVAELAGAHVAVERTSTLAAKALEDSRIGISPLEKSTRYVRFDRPGPDGRYLFYRGPELAHPGYEPGADALFAVYSSLVEPVTEAIRTRYPIEPGETDRAWKSATRAKALDLLRGLLPAGTLTNLGLFGNGRAFEYLITKLAAHDLPECRRLATDLHHELALVIPAFVKRALDDRYGRPAAERMARIRDATASLAQRGAGESVIGPLVKLVEFDPDAERKVVAAALFPYSSLSLDEQTGDPAQVLEALLGDRANRRQRAPRALEQAQYTFEIVANFGAYRDLHRHRMLTQDRQLLGTSLGYDLPPGLGELGMADRFQAAVEGAAAVHRTLERDAGPAVAQYIVPLAFRVRWYFRANLREVYHLCELRTTPQGHPDYRWVAQEMFRRVAEVHPRLARYAAFVDLGPGDELERRRSERRIDEKLSALDHPVR